From a region of the Tachypleus tridentatus isolate NWPU-2018 chromosome 1, ASM421037v1, whole genome shotgun sequence genome:
- the LOC143249135 gene encoding docking protein 5-like: MATDIGDIVKQGYVRIRSRKLGIWQRRWIVLRRASSKGPRRLEKYLEEKTASCGGSHKVAVLSTVTVVSRLTSSIKKHAFSICFQDAETKCLASDSDLEADTWVKLLAQECLLPQTGLITGEPDILSPGIQKELQEQFHVYLMPTPKLDVFGECLLQVTHENIYLWDTTNPRIKLVTWPLTALRRYGSDFTKFTFEAGRHCFTGEGMFVFYTVEGERIYCKVHQATLAIARAHYKVKKQTEKSQASDKELVYKKMSTYHTTVDTVNSCEGLSSLTESCETESPVNEEVAEPPKSNHRNPQDLALRSSLANTSKCSLRSHLLSCNMHRQDQ; encoded by the exons ATGGCTACAGATATCGGAGATATTGTTAAGCAAGGCTATGTGAGGATTCGTAGTCGTAAACTGGGA ATTTGGCAGAGACGATGGATTGTTTTACGGCGAGCTTCTAGTAAGGGTCCTCGTCGACTAGAAAAGTACCTAGAGGAAAAAACAGCTTCTTGTGGAGGGAGCCACAAGGTTGCTGTTCTAAGTACTGTAACTGTTGTATCTCGTTTGACTTCAAGTATCAAGAAGCATGCATTTTCAATCTGTTTTCAGGATGCAGAAACTAAATGTTTGGCTTCTGACTCTG ATCTTGAAGCAGACACGTGGGTGAAGCTTTTAGCTCAAGAATGTCTTTTACCTCAGACAGGCCTTATTACTGGGGAACCCGACATTCTCAGTCCTGGAATCCAGAAAGAGCTTCAAG AACAATTTCATGTGTACCTGATGCCAACTCCTAAACTTGATGTGTTTGGAGAGTGTTTGTTGCAAGTAActcatgaaaatatttacttgtgGGATACAACCAATCCTCGTATAAAATTAGTAACCTGGCCTCTAACTGCTCTCAGGCGATACGGAAgtgattttacaaaatttaccTTTGAAGCTGGAAG GCACTGTTTTACAGGAGAAgggatgtttgttttttacacagtAGAAGGAGAAAGGATATATTGTAAAGTTCATCAGGCAACTTTAGCTATAGCCAGAGCtcattataaagtgaaaaaacaaacggAAAAATCTCAAGCTTCCGACAAG GAGTTGGTGTACAAAAAAATGTCAACTTATCACACAACAGTTGATACAGTGAATTCTTGTGAGGGTTTATCTTCCCTCACTGAAAGTTGTGAGACAGAGTCCCCAGTAAATGAGGAAGTTGCAGAACCACCCAAAAGCAACCACAGAAATCCACAAGATCTGGCTTTGAGGTCTTCCCTTGCAAATACCTCCAAGTGTAGCCTTCGCTCACATTTGTTATCTTGTAACATGCACAGACAAGACCAGTAA